The following are encoded in a window of Naumovozyma castellii chromosome 8, complete genome genomic DNA:
- the QNS1 gene encoding glutamine-dependent NAD(+) synthetase (ancestral locus Anc_5.357) has translation MSHLITLATCNLNQWALDFEGNRDRILESIKIAKERGAKLRVGPELEITGYGCLDHFMENDVCLHSWEMYAQIIKKEETHGLILDIGMPVLHQNVRYNCRLLSLNGEILFIRPKIWLANDGNYREMRFFTPWMKPGVVEEFTLPPEIQKVTGQKTVLFGDAVINTLDTCIGAETCEEIFTPQSPHIAMSLDGVEIITNSSGSHHELRKLNKRMDLILNATGRCGGVYLYANQRGCDGDRLYYDGCALIAVNGKVVAQGSQFSLKDVEVVTATVDLEAVRTYRASVMSRGLQASLREIKYQRIDVPIELAPKNSRFDPTIVPSKARDVSYHKPEEEIAMGPACWMWDYLRRCNGTGYFLPLSGGIDSCATAMIVHSMCRMVVKEASEGNKQVIEDARKITRSGEDWIPTDPKDLASKIFHTCYMGTENSSKETRDRSKELSRCIGSYHVDFNMDNLVSSVVSLFEVATGKKPVFKIFGGSQIENLALQNIQARLRMVLAYLFAQLLPWVRGIKNSGGLLVLGSANVDECLRGYLTKYDCSSADINPIGGISKTDLKKFIAYASKEYELPILDEFLNATPTAELEPITKDYVQSDEIDMGMTYDELSVFGYLRKVEKCGPYSMFLKLLHEWTPKLTPAQVAEKVKRFFFFYAINRHKQTVLTPSYHAEQYSPDDNRFDLRPFLINPRFTWASKKIDEVVKQYDAHKTEELDIMSID, from the coding sequence ATGTCACATTTAATTACGTTAGCCACTTGTAATTTAAATCAATGGGCTTTGGATTTTGAAGGGAACAGAGATCGTATCTTGGAATCTATCAAGATTGCCAAAGAGAGAGGTGCTAAACTACGTGTTGGTCCTGAATTGGAGATTACTGGTTATGGTTGTTTGGATCATTTTATGGAAAATGATGTTTGCTTACATTCCTGGGAAATGTATGCTCAAATCattaagaaagaagaaacgCATGGACTTATCTTAGATATTGGGATGCCCGTATTACATCAAAATGTTCGTTATAATTGTCGTTTACTATCTCTAAATGgtgaaatattatttattagaCCAAAAATATGGTTAGCGAACGATGGTAATTATAGAGAAATGAGATTCTTCACTCCATGGATGAAACCAGGtgttgttgaagaattcaCCTTGCCTCcagaaattcaaaaagttACAGGTCAAAAGACTGTTCTATTCGGTGATGCCGTCATTAATACTCTAGATACATGTATTGGAGCTGAAACTTGTGAAGAAATCTTTACTCCACAGTCACCTCATATTGCAATGTCATTAGATGGTGTCGAAATTATTACTAATTCATCAGGGTCTCATCATGAACTACGTAAACTTAACAAAAGAATGGATCTGATCCTTAATGCAACTGGTCGTTGTGGTGGTGTTTACCTCTATGCAAACCAACGTGGGTGTGATGGTGATAGATTATACTATGATGGATGTGCTTTAATTGCCGTTAATGGGAAAGTCGTGGCACAAGGTTCCCAGTTTTCATTAAAAGATGTCGAGGTCGTTACAGCAACCGTTGACTTGGAAGCAGTCAGAACTTATCGTGCTTCAGTCATGTCTCGTGGGCTACAAGCATCGCTGCGTGAAATTAAATATCAAAGAATAGACGTTCCAATAGAATTGGCACCAAAGAATTCGAGGTTCGATCCAACAATTGTTCCATCAAAGGCGAGAGATGTTTCCTATCATAAGcctgaagaagaaattgcaATGGGTCCTGCTTGTTGGATGTGGGATTATCTCAGACGTTGTAATGGTACGGGGTATTTCCTACCTTTGTCAGGTGGTATCGATTCATGTGCCACCGCCATGATCGTTCATTCAATGTGTAGAATGGTAGTGAAGGAAGCAAGTGAAGGAAATAAACAGGTCATTGAGGATGCAAGAAAGATTACTCGTAGTGGCGAAGATTGGATCCCTACTGATCCAAAGGATTTAGCCtcaaaaatattccatACTTGTTACATGGGCACggaaaattcttcaaaagaaacaagagaTAGAAGTAAGGAGTTATCAAGATGTATTGGTTCTTATCATGTCGATTTTAATATGGATAATTTAGTGTCAAGTGTCGTATCCTTATTTGAAGTTGCCACAGGTAAGAAACCTGTTTTCAAGATATTTGGTGGTTCTcagattgaaaatttagCTCTTCAAAACATTCAGGCACGTCTTAGAATGGTTTTAGCATATTTATTTGCCCAATTATTGCCATGGGTCCGTGGAATTAAGAATTCAGGAGGTTTATTAGTTTTGGGAAGTGCAAATGTCGATGAATGTTTAAGAGGTTACCTAACTAAATACGATTGTTCTTCTGCTGATATCAATCCAATTGGGGGTATTTCGAAAACAGATTTAAAGAAGTTCATTGCTTATGCCTCCAAAGAATATGAACTTCCCATATTAGACGAGTTCTTGAATGCCACTCCTACTGCGGAACTTGAACCAATAACAAAGGACTATGTTCAATCTGACGAAATTGATATGGGTATGACTTATGATGAATTAAGTGTCTTTGGTTATTTAAGAAAAGTGGAAAAGTGTGGACCATACTCAATGTTCTTGAAATTACTTCATGAATGGACACCTAAGTTGACACCAGCTCAAGTTGCCGAAAAGGTCAAAAGgttctttttcttctaCGCCATTAATAGACATAAGCAAACTGTATTAACTCCAAGTTACCATGCCGAACAGTACTCCCCCGATGATAATAGATTTGACCTAAGACCGTTTTTGATAAACCCAAGATTTACTTGGGCTAGTAAAAAAATAGATGAAGTTGTCAAGCAATACGATGCTCATAAAACGGAAGAATTAGA
- the OSH3 gene encoding oxysterol-binding protein related protein OSH3 (ancestral locus Anc_5.355), which produces METIDIQNRAFVVRWVKCSKGDTISYQVKPLKKSIELGIYKKHKSNMDSKPSAVHIAQDTKALLDYTNKSLQNRRHSTGFENDNHSNHSHSSLSISNIQQQSQEIPLRDRLTASGFTLVKWVGHVSGNTMTQGVLEVKDDDYYYAFILDNTSSKNVKKKTLFKAGVIDDDSQSMVSGKSTPSPVGTPRNSHGYSYQRDSVLRVDHGRYLQGYLSKKRRKKLQGFKKRFFTLDFRYGTLSYYLNDHNQTCRGELVISLSTVSANKKDRLIIIDSGMEVWVLKANDTRTWQNWIDALQSCFESQKMEQQPLCVIETTENEDTAVDDDQDMDQRTETINTSVRSTLMEQLQQEAYVPLSDETYATFTTNLKLIQQKLERCKNDSLSYSPTKSDRTKLVRSSSSSSSLHGGTRMKGLESYNPAMDSSESLVAPIDINPELPPEHELYQRLSELENFVGQFITQSEMLLRDFNHVKKHAKEISRVSMTSAFSDNEEYFDAVDQISHGVIILDDEEADEVEATRIMTKLSRSVTTPKSTSIDTTGTLTIEATNDLYPLPVTQAIKRRNDVAKSMSTPPSLLSFLRKNVGKDLSSIALPVTSNEPITILQMFSETFQYASLLPNGSTSDSQLPALSSVTLFAISFLSIQRDKTRSLRKPFNPLLGETFELVHDKMGFRLIAEKVSHKPQIFAFHADHEDWEFDYIVQPSQKFWGKSVEFNNEGSLKLKLKKSGEVFHWEQPTTLLKGLIAGERYVEPINDFEVISSLGSKAKIEFQRTGMFGGRSEEVVASVQDKHKKTIQTIVGKWTDVLKDSKTKKTLWEVSDLLKDSKNKYGFTKFTANLNEITDIERGHLPPTDSRLRPDVKAYENGKIDKAEVLKLELEQKQRERRTKGEDAIPRYFEKVSGGKWKYKRGPNSYWERRRRQDWSDVQPLW; this is translated from the coding sequence ATGGAAACGATCGACATTCAAAATAGAGCATTCGTGGTCCGTTGGGTCAAATGCTCCAAAGGTGATACCATCAGCTATCAAGTGAAacctttgaagaaatcCATCGAATTAGGAATTTACAAGAAGCACAAGTCAAATATGGATTCCAAACCCTCCGCGGTTCACATTGCTCAGGACACGAAGGCCTTGTTGGATTATACAAATAAGAGTTTGCAAAATAGAAGACACTCTACTGGCTTCGAAAATGACAATCATAGTAACCATTCGCATTCGTCGCTATCAATTAGCAATATCCAACAACAATCTCAAGAAATACCTCTACGGGACCGACTCACCGCTTCCGGTTTCACTTTGGTTAAATGGGTTGGCCACGTCTCGGGGAATACGATGACACAAGGTGTGCTCGAGGTGAAAGACGACGATTATTATTACGCTTTCATCCTCGATAATACATCTTCGAAAAAtgtcaagaagaaaacacTTTTCAAAGCAGGTGTTATCGATGATGATTCACAATCCATGGTAAGTGGGAAATCTACACCTTCCCCTGTGGGTACGCCAAGAAATTCTCATGGTTACTCATATCAGAGAGATTCTGTGTTGCGAGTAGATCATGGGAGATATCTTCAAGGTTATTTGTccaagaagagaaggaaaaaattacAAGGGTTTAAGAAAAGATTCTTTACTTTGGATTTTAGGTATGGAACCTTGTCCTATTATTTAAACGACCATAATCAAACATGTCGTGGTGAATTAGTCATTAGTCTGTCCACTGTAAGTGCTAATAAGAAGGACAGATTAATTATAATAGATTCTGGAATGGAAGTGTGGGTATTAAAGGCAAATGATACTCGTACATGGCAAAATTGGATTGATGCCCTGCAATCATGCTTTGAGAGCCAGAAAATGGAACAACAACCCTTATGTGTCATTGAGACCactgaaaatgaagatacCGCTGTTGATGACGACCAAGATATGGATCAAAGAACGGAAACAATTAATACCAGTGTAAGATCGACATTAATGGAACAATTACAACAAGAGGCATATGTACCATTATCTGATGAAACCTATGCCACATTTACTacaaatttgaaactaATACAACAAAAACTGGAAAGGTGTAAGAATGATTCTCTATCGTATTCTCCAACAAAATCTGATAGGACTAAGCTCGTTAgatcttcatcttcatcttcctcacTGCATGGTGGTACAAGAATGAAAGGGTTGGAAAGTTATAATCCTGCAATGGACTCTAGTGAATCATTGGTGGCTCCTATTGATATTAATCCTGAATTGCCTCCTGAACATGAACTATATCAAAGATTAtcagaattggaaaatttcgTGGGGCAATTTATAACTCAAAGTGAAATGTTGTTGAGAGATTTTAATCATGTAAAGAAGCATGCCAAGGAAATAAGTAGAGTGTCTATGACATCAGCATTTAGCGATAAcgaagaatattttgatgcAGTGGATCAAATAAGTCATGGCGTTATAATATTAGATGACGAAGAAGCAGATGAAGTTGAAGCAACTAGAATCATGACGAAACTTTCACGGTCCGTAACCACACCCAAATCAACATCAATTGATACCACCGGTACCCTTACAATAGAAGCCACGAACGACTTATACCCGTTACCCGTTACACAAGCCATTAAACGTCGTAATGATGTTGCCAAATCCATGTCTACGCCGCCAAGTCTATTATCTTTTTTGAGGAAAAATGTCGGGAAAGatctttcatcaattgcATTACCAGTGACATCAAATGAACCAATTACAATCTTACAAATGTTTTCAGAGACATTCCAATATGCATCGTTACTACCAAATGGATCCACAAGTGACTCCCAGTTGCCTGCATTAAGTTCAGTAACCTTATTTGCAATCTCCTTCCTATCTATACAAAGGGACAAGACGAGATCATTAAGGAAACCATTCAACCCATTACTGGGGGAAACGTTCGAACTTGTCCATGATAAGATGGGATTCCGCCTCATTGCAGAAAAAGTATCACATAAGCCTCAAATATTCGCATTCCATGCAGATCATGAAGATTGGGAATTTGATTACATTGTTCAACCATCACAAAAATTCTGGGGTAAATCTGttgaattcaataatgaaggTTCACTGaaactgaaattgaaaaaatctgGAGAAGTTTTCCATTGGGAGCAGCCTACTACTCTGTTGAAGGGTTTAATTGCTGGGGAAAGGTATGTTGAACcaattaatgattttgaagtcatttcatcattagGAAGTAAAGCCAAAATCGAGTTTCAAAGAACAGGTATGTTTGGAGGTAGATCCGAGGAAGTTGTGGCTTCTGTTCAAGATAAACataaaaaaacaattcaaaCTATTGTTGGTAAGTGGACAGATGTCTTGAAGGATAGCAAGACCAAGAAAACTCTATGGGAAGTAAGcgatttattgaaagattcGAAGAACAAATATGGGTTTACTAAATTTACAGCCAATTTGAACGAAATTACAGATATCGAACGCGGCCATTTACCTCCAACTGATTCCAGATTAAGGCCTGATGTGAAAGCATATGAAAACGgtaaaattgataaagCCGAAGTCCTTAAGTTGGAGTTGGAACAAAAACAACGTGAAAGACGTACAAAGGGTGAGGATGCCATTCcaagatattttgaaaaggtGTCTGGTGGTAAATGGAAATATAAGAGGGGTCCCAACAGCTATTGGGAAAGGAGGAGGCGCCAAGATTGGTCTGATGTTCAACCTCTTTGGTAA
- the NOP10 gene encoding snoRNP complex protein NOP10 (ancestral locus Anc_5.353) — protein MHLMYTLGQDGKRIYTLKKVTEDGEITKSAHPARFSPDDKYSRQRVTLKKRYGLLPTQ, from the coding sequence ATGCATTTGATGTACACATTAGGCCAAGATGGCAAGAGAATTTACactttgaagaaggttactgaagatggtgaaattacaaaatcTGCTCATCCAGCCAGATTCTCTCCAGATGACAAATATTCTAGACAAAGAGTCACTTTAAAGAAGAGATATGGTTTGCTACCAACTCAATAG
- the ERG7 gene encoding lanosterol synthase ERG7 (ancestral locus Anc_5.351), with product MSAKLYSDELGLQKTDPTRWRLRTNPLGRHTWEYINSEQKTNDPQSTFTKWLLQLPDFPAPTPTTEEPRTAREACYDGASFFRLLQDKESGTFPCQYKGPMFMTIGYVAVNYIAGLEIPNHERIEIIRYLVNTAHPVDGGWGLHSTDKSTVFGTVINYVILRLLGMSKDHIVCRRARKTLLSLGGAIGAPHWGKVWLSVLNLYKWEGVNPAPPETWLLPYCLPIHPGRWWVHTRGVYLPISYLSLVHFSCELTPLLKEIREEIYTAQPFEAIKFAQNRNNVCGVDLYYPHSQVLDVANACIVKYEEYLRPTWLKKLSKRKVYELIKKEISNTDYLCIAPVNQAFCALVTLIEEGVDSNAFQKFSYRFKDSLFHGPQGMTVMGTNGVQVWDCAFAIQYFFVAGLAEKSEFYDTIASAYAFLCRSQFDTECVRGSFRDKRVGSWGFSTKTQGYTVSDCTAESIKAIIMVKNSPVFKAIHHLITDEKIYQGIDVLLSLQNVGSFEYGSFATYEKIKAPLFLEKLNPAEVFGNIMVEYPYVECTDSSVLGLTYFHNYYNYRGNEISQRIKVAVDYIKHLQASDGSWYGSWGICYTYAGMFAMEALHSVGECYANSIVVKKGCDFLVNRQMTDGGWGEPMKSSELHTYVNSERSQVVQTAWVVIALLLAKYPRKDVIIKGVELLKSRQEPSGEWKFESPEGVFNHSCAIEYPSYRHLFPIKALGLYAEIYDKE from the coding sequence atgtcTGCTAAATTATACTCTGATGAACTAGGTCTCCAAAAAACTGATCCAACACGTTGGAGATTAAGAACTAATCCCCTGGGACGACATACATGGGAGTATATCAATTCAGAACAGAAAACCAACGATCCGCAATCTACTTTCACCAAATGGCTTCTTCAATTGCCTGATTTTCCAGCACCTACACCTACTACAGAAGAACCAAGAACGGCAAGGGAAGCATGCTATGATGGGGCCTCATTCTTCAGATTACTACAAGATAAAGAATCTGGTACATTCCCCTGCCAATACAAGGGTCCCATGTTTATGACCATTGGTTACGTTGCAGTTAATTACATTGCCGGGTTGGAGATCCCCAATCATGAACGGATTGAAATTATTCGTTACCTTGTTAATACTGCACATCCCGTGGACGGCGGTTGGGGGCTACATTCAACTGACAAATCCACTGTCTTCGGTACTGTAATTAATTATGTCATCTTGAGATTATTAGGTATGAGTAAAGATCATATCGTTTGCCGTAGAGCAAGAAAGACTTTATTGAGTTTAGGTGGTGCCATTGGTGCTCCTCATTGGGGGAAAGTATGGTTAAGTGTGCTAAACTTGTACAAGTGGGAAGGTGTAAATCCTGCGCCTCCAGAAACGTGGTTATTGCCATATTGCTTGCCAATTCATCCCGGAAGATGGTGGGTTCATACAAGGGGAGTATATTTACCAATCAGTTATTTGTCCCTTgttcatttttcttgtGAACTAACACCACTTTTGAAGGAaataagagaagaaatataCACAGCACAGCCCTTCGAAGCTATCAAGTTTGCACAGAATAGAAACAATGTTTGTGGAGTGGATTTGTACTATCCACATTCTCAAGTATTAGACGTTGCCAATGCATGTATCGTGAAATATGAAGAATATCTGAGACCTACTTGGTTGAAAAAGTTGTCCAAAAGGAAAGTATACGAATTAATTAAGAAGGAAATATCAAATACAGATTACCTTTGTATAGCACCTGTGAATCAGGCATTTTGTGCTCTTGTTAcattaattgaagaaggtgtAGATTCTAATGCCtttcaaaagttttcaTACAGATTTAAGGATTCTCTGTTCCATGGTCCACAAGGTATGACTGTCATGGGTACCAATGGTGTCCAAGTATGGGATTGTGCCTTTGccattcaatattttttcgTTGCAGGTTTGGCAGAAAAGTCTGAATTTTACGACACCATCGCTTCTGCATATGCATTCCTTTGTCGATCTCAGTTTGATACAGAATGTGTTCGAGGTAGTTTTAGAGATAAACGTGTAGGTTCTTGGGGATTTTCTACCAAGACTCAAGGATATACAGTTTCCGATTGTACCGCTGAATCAATAAAGGCAATTATAATGGTTAAAAATTCTCCTGTTTTTAAAGCtattcatcatttaattaCTGATGAAAAGATATATCAAGGCATTGACGTATTACTGAGTTTACAGAATGTTGGTTCGTTCGAATATGGATCATTTGCAACCTATGAAAAGATTAAGGCACCTTTATTTCTTGAGAAACTAAATCCTGCGGAAgtttttggaaatattatGGTTGAATATCCCTATGTGGAATGTACCGATTCATCAGTGCTCGGATTAACATATTTCCATAATTACTATAACTATCGTGGTAATGAAATATCACAACGAATTAAAGTTGCCGTCGACTACATAAAGCATTTGCAAGCATCAGATGGAAGTTGGTATGGATCATGGGGGATTTGCTACACATATGCTGGAATGTTTGCCATGGAGGCTCTTCATTCTGTCGGGGAATGTTACGCAAATTCTATAGTAGTGAAAAAAGGATGTGATTTCCTTGTAAATAGGCAAATGACCGATGGAGGTTGGGGAGAGCCTATGAAATCCAGTGAATTGCATACTTATGTTAATAGTGAAAGGTCTCAAGTGGTACAAACCGCGTGGGTTGTCATTGCTCTATTGTTAGCCAAATATCCAAGAAAAGATGTCATTATTAAGGGGGTAGAACTCTTGAAGAGTAGGCAAGAGCCATCAGGGGAGTGGAAATTTGAAAGTCCAGAAGGAGTCTTTAATCACTCTTGTGCGATAGAATATCCAAGTTATAGACACTTATTCCCAATAAAGGCTTTGGGGCTTTATGCAGAAATTTATGATAAAGAATAA
- the PCL5 gene encoding Pcl5p (ancestral locus Anc_5.347) codes for MNQKVKGANSSLSTVLNYFKFSHSETKPKKVLSKFQKEEIDAILPPSDMNTIVLNQITMFLASIIKKYSLETIGVADIQVYLKEVCKRSRSTKTVVFLAAIYLDKIYSNWEPMLGDIPKFARCVKRVFLSCLIIAHKFANDKTFSMRSWSSISGLGRKELTIMEKKCLLEINYELTVDKAELLSWQNSHCRKEETTAIIEKKVKSMQKIS; via the coding sequence ATGAATCAAAAAGTGAAGGGAGctaattcttctctttccacggtattaaattatttcaagTTTAGTCATTCTGAGACTAAACCCAAGAAAGTCCTCTCCAAGTTTCAGAAGGAGGAGATCGATGCCATACTGCCGCCAAGCGACATGAATACCATCGTATTGAACCAGATTACCATGTTCCTAGCTTcaattataaaaaaatacTCTCTTGAGACGATAGGAGTGGCGGACATTCAAGTGTATTTAAAAGAAGTTTGTAAGAGATCTCGATCCACCAAAACGGTCGTCTTCCTGGCGGCCATTTACCTGGATAAGATATACTCCAATTGGGAACCGATGCTGGGGGATATTCCTAAATTTGCTAGATGTGTTAAGAGGGTGTTTCTCAGTTGTTTGATAATAGCACACAAGTTTGCCAATGATAAGACATTCTCTATGAGAAGCTGGTCTAGTATTAGTGGACTGGGTAGAAAGGAACTGACCATAATGGAGAAGAAATGTTTACTGGAAATAAACTACGAATTAACTGTCGATAAGGCGGAGCTCTTGAGTTGGCAAAATTCACACTGTAGGAAGGAAGAGACAACAGCCATCATAGAGAAGAAGGTTAAATCGATGCAGAAGATCTCATAG
- the TRM5 gene encoding tRNA (guanine) methyltransferase (ancestral locus Anc_5.346), whose amino-acid sequence MLPVLPLRQLHLILRTPFLNSVRCIMSSKYDPPVNRDMKTLDRSFFAKQIPLCVVKFPEPKNISVFSKQFKDYILRVPRIPHVIKLNAPPVGEKTLACDNGIVIKGVLLTDEISSPSQIKEKLSPEALRFLDDAHAEVLPYIYTLDYNYWKAEDILKAVLPEDHLEEIPTGFTITGHIAHLNLRSEFKPYDSLIGQVILDKNNKIDCVVDKVSSIATQFRTFPMKVIAGKCDNLIVEQKESNCTFKFDFSKVYWNSRLHTEHDRLVSQYFKPGQVVCDVFAGVGPFAVPAGKKDVVVLANDLNPESFKYLKENIALNKVESTVKPFNLDGAEFIRRSPELLQEWIQKEENGTIKVTIKQTRKRHKKNEVKTNELPVTREREQPKIKEIVIPNEISHFVMNLPDSAIDFLGNFVGLYSNMASQSISQMPWVHVHCFEKYGNDEELSMDELHERVYRRILSSLGSTPEVLPLDGLSFHLVRKVSPTKPMFCVSFQLPASIAYAAGPV is encoded by the coding sequence ATGCTGCCAGTACTGCCATTGAGACAATTACACTTAATACTTCGAACACCCTTCCTGAACTCAGTCCGTTGCATAATGTCCTCCAAGTATGATCCGCCAGTGAATAGAGACATGAAGACGTTAGATAGATCTTTCTTCGCGAAGCAAATCCCACTCTGTGTAGTAAAGTTTCCCGAGCCCAAGAACATCAGTGTCTTCTCCAAGCAGTTTAAGGATTACATTTTGAGAGTACCACGTATTCCTCACGTTATCAAATTAAATGCACCACCTGTTGGCGAGAAGACCCTGGCTTGTGATAATGGTATTGTTATAAAGGGTGTCCTCCTCACGGATGAAATCTCCTCACCTTCccaaatcaaagaaaaattgtcACCTGAGGCTTTACGATTCCTTGACGATGCTCATGCGGAGGTGTTGCCCTACATTTATACATTAGACTATAATTATTGGAAGGCtgaagatattttgaaagCTGTCCTACCAGAGGATCATTTGGAAGAGATTCCTACTGGGTTTACTATAACGGGACACATTGctcatttgaatttacGTAGTGAATTCAAACCGTATGATTCATTGATTGGGCAAGTGATTCTagataagaataataagaTTGACTGTGTGGTGGATAAAGTTAGTTCCATTGCCACCCAATTCAGAACTTTCCCCATGAAGGTGATTGCAGGTAAGTGTGACAATTTAATTGTGGAACAAAAGGAATCGAATTGTACTTTTAAGTTTGATTTTAGTAAAGTTTATTGGAATTCAAGATTGCATACTGAACATGATCGTCTTGTTAGTCAATATTTCAAGCCGGGCCAAGTTGTGTGTGATGTATTTGCTGGGGTGGGACCCTTCGCAGTTCCTGCTGGGAAGAAAGATGTGGTGGTGTTGGCTAACGATTTGAATCCTGAAAGTTTCAAGTAtttaaaggaaaatattgcTTTGAATAAAGTGGAGTCTACGGTGAAACCATTCAACTTGGATGGTGCTGAGTTTATTCGTCGTTCTCCCGAATTACTACAGGAATGGATTCAAAAGGAGGAGAATGGGACAATTAAAGTCACTATTAAACAAACTAGGAAAAGACATAAGAAGAATGAAGTGAAGACAAATGAATTACCAGTAACCAGGGAAAGGGAACAACCtaagattaaagaaattgtcATACCAAATGAGATAAGTCATTTTGTAATGAATCTACCGGACAGTGCCATTGATTTCCTGGGCAACTTTGTCGGTTTATATTCGAACATGGCATCTCAGTCAATCTCTCAGATGCCATGGGTTCATGTCCATTGCTTTGAGAAGTACGGCAATGACGAGGAGTTGAGCATGGACGAACTACACGAAAGAGTATATAGAAGGATACTGTCCTCCCTGGGGTCAACCCCGGAAGTGCTTCCGCTCGATGGATTGTCTTTCCACCTGGTACGTAAAGTGTCACCCACGAAGCCCATGTTCTGTGTGAGTTTTCAACTGCCAGCCAGCATTGCGTATGCTGCTGGCCCTGTATAG
- the RRP4 gene encoding exosome non-catalytic core subunit RRP4 (ancestral locus Anc_5.345), giving the protein MSEVISVVKRQGGFQYSVDESNIQSDDDEDIYMSDDGNARTGKMDTGNNDTESGSQIVTPGELVTDDPIWMRGHGTYFLDNMTYSSVAGTVSRVNRLLSVIPLKSRYSPETGDHIVGRIAEVGNKRWRVDIGGKQHAVLMLGSVNLPGGILRRKSESDELQMRSFLKEGDLLNAEVQSLFQDGSASLHTRSLKYGKLRNGMFCQVPSSLIVRAKNHTHNLPGNITVVLGVNGYIWLRKTSQMDITRDAPPGGSTGGGSSTSSGQNSTNGPTGAVSLNPSITRLEEESSWQIYSDENDPSITANIRKTISRYANVIKALAYCEIGITQERIISAYEVSMAYPNVGSLIDRETMESIGNDVLNGEKMRGNAM; this is encoded by the coding sequence ATGTCTGAAGTGATAAGTGTGGTGAAAAGACAAGGTGGGTTTCAATACTCCGTGGATGAATCCAATATACAAAgcgatgatgatgaagatatttaCATGTCCGATGATGGAAACGCAAGAACGGGTAAGATGGATACTGGGAACAATGATACTGAATCCGGATCTCAAATTGTGACACCGGGGGAACTAGTTACTGATGATCCTATTTGGATGAGAGGTCATGGTACTTATTTTCTAGACAATATGACATATTCTTCTGTCGCGGGGACAGTCTCCAGAGTTAATAGATTATTATCTGTTATCCCATTGAAGAGTCGTTATTCACCAGAAACCGGTGACCATATAGTTGGAAGGATAGCTGAAGTTGGGAACAAAAGATGGAGAGTGGATATTGGTGGGAAGCAACATGCTGTGCTGATGTTAGGTTCAGTGAATTTACCAGGTGGGATCctaagaagaaaatctGAAAGTGATGAATTACAAATGAGAAGTTTCTTAAAGGAAGGGGATCTATTAAATGCAGAAGTCCAATCTCTTTTCCAAGATGGGAGTGCGTCATTACATACAAGATCTCTAAAATATGGTAAATTAAGGAACGGTATGTTCTGCCAAGTGCCAAGTTCGTTAATCGTTAGAGCAAAAAATCATACACATAACTTACCTGGTAATATTACGGTTGTGTTGGGTGTCAATGGATACATATGGTTACGAAAGACTTCCCAAATGGATATAACGAGAGATGCACCACCAGGTGGAAGCACAGGAGGGGGTTCATCAACATCTTCTGGACAAAATTCAACCAATGGCCCTACTGGTGCTGTTTCTCTAAATCCTTCCATTACAAGGCTGGAAGAAGAGTCATCATGGCAAATTTATtcagatgaaaatgatccATCTATTACAGCCAATATAAGGAAAACGATTTCACGTTATGCCAATGTCATTAAAGCACTAGCCTATTGTGAAATAGGGATTACTCAAGAGCGTATAATTTCCGCATATGAAGTTAGTATGGCCTATCCAAATGTTGGTTCATTAATAGATAGAGAAACTATGGAATCCATCGGGAATGATGTTCTAAATGGTGAAAAGATGAGAGGTAATGCAATGTGA